The Exiguobacterium acetylicum genome includes a window with the following:
- a CDS encoding CDP-glycerol glycerophosphotransferase family protein, whose product MKVVREGIVWIYLLLFRICYGVFRWLPLRPVTLFWMTYGDNAKPVNDRLTHTLPNEKRYLVYDHQFMKQPDLWRADRMLRFRRLRFVRLAYLLATSRTVFVDNYVAEFSVAKTRRGTRRIQLWHAAGTLKQFGLTSSKSLFVSERIRNRFRRVYQEYGDFIVPGMRCATQFMAPHDLKRSHFKSFGMPRTDYWFDEEQRKQKILELRKQYGKTDRRILLYAPTYREYKGMEDHTIQQFEQLAKAGWTILVKLHPTIRALSTYRSTHIHLLDDTYQINDYLLITDVLVTDYSSIPFESCLLKIPAFLYTPDIDTYRQLPGLVDQYPKPLPVRQTERMEQLMEWIMSDTVLEECRQHMQDFQTNWYDQTPGQAVSRIVHHYYGVD is encoded by the coding sequence ATGAAAGTGGTTAGAGAAGGAATCGTATGGATCTATCTGTTGTTATTTCGAATTTGTTATGGTGTCTTTCGGTGGTTGCCGCTTCGACCGGTCACTCTGTTTTGGATGACGTATGGTGATAATGCAAAACCTGTAAATGATCGTTTGACACATACTTTGCCAAATGAGAAGCGGTATCTTGTGTATGATCACCAGTTCATGAAACAACCGGATTTGTGGAGGGCAGATCGGATGCTTCGCTTTCGTCGTTTACGGTTCGTCCGGCTTGCGTATTTACTTGCAACTTCCCGGACGGTGTTCGTCGATAATTATGTCGCAGAATTCAGTGTCGCAAAAACGCGACGAGGAACACGACGTATCCAACTATGGCACGCGGCCGGAACATTAAAGCAGTTTGGACTGACTTCCTCAAAAAGTTTGTTCGTATCGGAACGGATACGCAATCGATTTCGACGAGTGTATCAGGAATATGGTGATTTCATCGTACCAGGGATGCGCTGTGCGACACAGTTCATGGCACCACACGATTTAAAACGTTCCCATTTTAAGTCGTTCGGCATGCCACGAACGGACTATTGGTTTGATGAGGAGCAACGAAAGCAGAAGATACTGGAATTAAGAAAACAATACGGAAAGACTGACCGCCGTATTTTATTGTATGCACCGACATACCGAGAATATAAAGGGATGGAAGATCATACGATTCAACAATTCGAACAACTCGCAAAAGCGGGGTGGACGATTCTCGTCAAATTACATCCGACGATTCGAGCGCTTTCTACCTATCGTTCTACGCATATTCATCTGTTAGACGATACGTATCAAATCAATGATTACTTGCTGATCACGGATGTTCTCGTAACCGATTATTCTTCAATTCCATTCGAAAGCTGTCTCCTCAAGATTCCAGCGTTCTTATATACACCGGACATCGACACATACCGCCAACTACCAGGACTCGTCGATCAGTATCCGAAGCCGTTACCTGTCCGACAGACAGAACGGATGGAGCAGCTGATGGAGTGGATCATGTCTGATACGGTACTTGAAGAATGTCGTCAGCACATGCAGGATTTCCAAACGAACTGGTATGATCAGACACCGGGTCAAGCAGTCAGTCGAATTGTTCATCATTACTATGGTGTAGATTAA
- a CDS encoding aldehyde dehydrogenase produces the protein METTITETVLSERLQTQRHFFKTGATRSLAFRLSMLTFLRQAIETHEAAIYEALKQDLNKGQHDAFTTEIGFVYGEIQRMERQLRRLARPKRVATPLLHIGSKSEIQYEPYGNVLVIAPWNYPFQLALAPVIGAIAAGNTVVLKPSELTPNVSRVLREVFETAFHERFGIVIEGDAEVSSALLNERFDYIFFTGSTRVGKIVHQAAAKHLTPVTLELGGKSPTIVHKDAVLRLAAKRIAWGKWLNAGQTCIAPDYVLIHEDVKERFLQLIEEEAFKQYGNGVGVSSYVKIVSDDHLNRLSSYLTQGTIEFGGQVDPESRKMAPTVMTDVATDAPLMQDEIFGPILPVLTYREIEEVITFVNDRDKPLALYLFTENKAVEHRILERISFGGGCVNDTLMHVAQHHLPFGGVGASGMGGYHGKYSFETFSHRKGIVKNTTAFDLPFRYMRTNTNSKWMRFLL, from the coding sequence ATGGAAACAACGATTACAGAGACAGTGTTATCAGAACGCCTTCAGACGCAGCGCCACTTTTTCAAAACAGGTGCGACACGCAGTCTAGCCTTCCGCTTAAGTATGCTGACATTTTTACGCCAAGCGATCGAAACGCATGAAGCTGCAATTTATGAGGCATTAAAACAGGATCTCAATAAAGGACAGCATGACGCGTTCACGACTGAAATCGGATTCGTTTACGGAGAGATTCAGCGAATGGAGAGACAACTCCGTCGACTTGCACGTCCAAAGCGTGTGGCAACCCCTCTCTTGCACATCGGATCGAAAAGTGAAATTCAGTACGAGCCATACGGTAACGTTCTCGTCATCGCACCGTGGAACTATCCTTTCCAATTAGCACTTGCTCCCGTCATTGGTGCGATTGCTGCCGGGAACACGGTTGTCCTTAAACCATCCGAGCTGACACCGAACGTTTCTCGTGTATTACGAGAAGTCTTTGAAACAGCTTTTCACGAACGTTTCGGCATCGTCATTGAAGGAGACGCTGAAGTGAGTAGCGCCTTATTAAACGAACGTTTCGACTATATCTTCTTTACGGGCTCAACACGTGTCGGAAAAATCGTGCATCAGGCAGCGGCGAAACATTTGACGCCGGTCACATTAGAACTGGGTGGAAAATCACCGACGATCGTGCATAAGGATGCAGTTCTTCGTCTAGCTGCGAAGCGGATTGCATGGGGAAAATGGTTGAACGCCGGGCAGACATGTATTGCTCCGGATTACGTATTGATTCACGAAGATGTTAAAGAACGCTTCTTACAATTGATTGAAGAAGAAGCCTTCAAACAGTACGGGAACGGTGTTGGTGTTTCTTCGTATGTCAAAATCGTATCAGACGACCATTTGAATCGTCTAAGTAGTTATTTGACGCAAGGTACGATTGAATTTGGAGGACAAGTAGATCCAGAATCCCGCAAGATGGCGCCGACTGTCATGACGGATGTAGCGACGGATGCTCCATTGATGCAAGACGAAATCTTTGGACCGATTCTACCGGTACTCACATATCGTGAAATCGAGGAAGTCATCACGTTCGTCAATGATCGTGATAAGCCGCTTGCTCTCTATTTATTCACAGAAAATAAAGCCGTCGAACACCGTATCCTTGAACGGATTTCGTTCGGGGGTGGATGTGTCAACGATACACTGATGCACGTCGCGCAACACCACTTACCATTTGGTGGAGTCGGAGCGAGTGGGATGGGTGGATATCACGGGAAATACAGCTTCGAGACGTTCAGCCATCGAAAAGGAATTGTCAAAAACACGACAGCGTTCGATCTACCGTTCCGCTACATGCGAACAAATACCAATTCCAAATGGATGCGCTTTTTGTTATGA
- a CDS encoding NCS2 family permease: MFKLAAHQTTVKREIQAGFVTFITMAYILLVNPTILADAGIPQAQAFSATIIATLIGTLLMGLYANLPIAVAPGMGLNAYFTYTLVVGEKIPYQTALSVVFVAGVIFLLLSLSPIRTKLIEIIPMTLKLAITGGIGLFIASLGLKMSGILVASEDTLVTIGALTSPEALITLIGLLVAAILTIKRVPGAILYAMVLSGLIAFLTGELKFSDSFVALPTLPEGLIITNPFNAIQDVFQYGLFSGVLSFVLVTMFDTTGTMVAVGEQAGLIEEDGSLKNSERALLSDSTAMVAGSLFGTSPTTAYVESAAGVAAGGRTGLTSVTVGILFALSAVFGPFVQSISSVPAITAPALILVGVFMIQNIKQIPWDDFSEAFTAFLVILIMPLSGSIATGIAFGFIVYPIMKAIQKERVHPLIYVFALLFFIQLFFL; the protein is encoded by the coding sequence ATGTTTAAACTTGCCGCACATCAAACAACCGTAAAACGTGAAATCCAAGCTGGATTCGTGACGTTCATTACGATGGCATATATTCTGCTCGTCAACCCGACGATTTTAGCAGATGCCGGTATCCCTCAAGCCCAAGCATTTTCTGCGACGATCATCGCGACATTGATCGGTACGCTTCTGATGGGACTTTATGCGAATTTACCCATCGCAGTCGCACCCGGAATGGGACTTAATGCGTATTTCACTTACACACTTGTCGTTGGTGAAAAAATTCCATATCAGACAGCACTATCGGTTGTCTTCGTTGCCGGTGTCATTTTCTTATTGTTATCACTCTCACCGATTCGTACGAAGCTAATTGAAATCATTCCGATGACATTAAAGCTTGCGATCACAGGAGGAATCGGTCTCTTCATCGCCTCACTCGGTCTCAAGATGTCAGGAATTCTCGTCGCGAGTGAAGATACACTCGTTACGATTGGCGCATTGACGTCACCAGAAGCATTGATTACGCTCATCGGACTGTTAGTTGCAGCTATCTTGACGATCAAACGTGTACCGGGTGCTATTTTGTACGCCATGGTTCTTTCTGGATTGATCGCATTCTTGACAGGTGAATTGAAGTTTTCCGATTCCTTCGTTGCGTTACCGACGTTACCAGAAGGGTTGATCATCACTAATCCGTTCAACGCCATTCAAGACGTGTTCCAATACGGTCTGTTCAGTGGTGTTCTCTCCTTCGTTCTCGTGACGATGTTTGATACGACAGGAACGATGGTCGCTGTCGGCGAACAAGCTGGACTAATTGAAGAAGATGGATCGTTGAAAAACAGTGAACGCGCCCTATTATCTGATTCGACGGCAATGGTTGCTGGTTCATTGTTCGGAACAAGCCCGACGACTGCTTACGTAGAATCTGCAGCAGGTGTCGCTGCGGGTGGACGAACTGGACTCACGTCCGTGACAGTCGGAATTTTATTCGCATTATCTGCCGTCTTTGGACCGTTCGTTCAATCAATCTCGAGTGTTCCAGCAATCACTGCGCCAGCATTGATTTTAGTCGGTGTCTTCATGATTCAAAACATTAAACAGATTCCATGGGATGATTTCAGTGAAGCCTTCACGGCCTTTCTTGTCATCTTGATCATGCCATTATCCGGTAGCATCGCAACGGGTATCGCATTCGGTTTCATCGTTTATCCAATCATGAAAGCCATTCAAAAAGAGCGCGTCCATCCACTCATCTATGTCTTCGCGCTTCTCTTCTTCATTCAATTGTTCTTCCTGTAA
- a CDS encoding response regulator transcription factor: MNVLIVDDERHVREAVKLLGEWDSWQVSHIYEAEHGEEAKRLLDTGTIDLMLTDVEMPGLDGLTLLEWTKNHHPKVVTIVLTGYDDYTYMRRAILHQSFDYLLKPVDPDVLNDALSRAMECIHPVVESREAIDQIAKYIETHYAEELTLQFMSERFYLSREYISRRFKQRFSVNLSDYIQTIRLNRAKELLSETEARIYEIALEVGYQDDKYFRKVFKKQFGMTPNEFRELLSI, encoded by the coding sequence ATGAACGTGTTGATCGTAGACGATGAACGACATGTACGGGAAGCGGTCAAACTGCTCGGAGAATGGGACAGTTGGCAGGTCTCACACATTTACGAAGCAGAACATGGGGAAGAAGCAAAACGCTTACTGGATACCGGAACGATTGATTTGATGCTGACAGATGTCGAAATGCCAGGACTCGACGGGTTAACGTTACTAGAATGGACAAAAAATCATCATCCAAAGGTCGTCACGATCGTGCTGACAGGGTATGATGATTATACGTATATGCGGCGTGCCATTTTGCATCAATCCTTTGATTATTTATTGAAGCCGGTTGATCCAGATGTACTCAATGATGCCTTGTCCCGCGCGATGGAATGTATCCATCCGGTGGTGGAATCAAGGGAAGCGATTGATCAAATCGCCAAATACATCGAAACGCATTATGCGGAAGAATTGACACTACAATTCATGAGCGAACGGTTTTACTTGAGCCGAGAGTATATATCACGACGCTTCAAACAGCGTTTTTCTGTTAACTTATCTGATTACATTCAAACGATTCGCTTGAATCGGGCGAAGGAGTTATTAAGTGAGACGGAAGCGCGCATTTACGAAATTGCACTTGAAGTTGGATATCAGGACGATAAGTATTTTCGGAAAGTGTTCAAAAAACAATTCGGTATGACACCGAATGAGTTTCGTGAATTGTTGTCGATTTAA
- the deoD gene encoding purine-nucleoside phosphorylase — protein MSVHINAAEGQIAETVLLPGDPLRAKYIAETFLEDVVLYNEVRGMYGFTGTYKGKKVSVQGTGMGVPSMSIYANELVQSYGAKNLIRVGTAGGITPDVKVRDVVIAMSASHDMAQNRVRFNGLDYAPTASFDLLHKAYTAAKEQGIDAKVGQIFTTDQFYQDDFHHFKKWADFGCLAIEMEAAGLYTLAAKHKVNALTILTISDHLLTGEETTSEERQTTFNDMMKVALETAIQL, from the coding sequence ATGAGTGTACACATTAATGCAGCTGAAGGACAAATCGCCGAAACGGTCTTACTTCCAGGAGATCCGTTACGTGCCAAATACATCGCTGAGACGTTTTTAGAGGATGTCGTTCTCTACAATGAAGTTCGAGGAATGTATGGCTTCACAGGTACTTATAAAGGTAAAAAAGTTTCAGTCCAAGGAACAGGTATGGGTGTACCATCGATGTCGATCTATGCGAACGAACTCGTTCAGTCATACGGTGCGAAGAACTTGATTCGTGTCGGTACTGCCGGCGGTATCACACCAGACGTTAAAGTCCGTGACGTCGTCATCGCGATGAGTGCTTCTCATGATATGGCACAAAACCGTGTTCGTTTTAACGGTTTAGACTATGCACCGACAGCTTCTTTTGATCTGTTGCATAAAGCATATACAGCAGCAAAAGAACAAGGCATCGATGCAAAAGTCGGTCAGATTTTCACAACGGATCAGTTCTATCAAGATGATTTCCACCATTTCAAAAAATGGGCGGATTTCGGATGTCTTGCAATCGAGATGGAAGCGGCAGGTCTTTACACGCTTGCAGCGAAACATAAAGTGAATGCATTGACGATCTTGACGATTTCAGATCACCTGTTGACAGGAGAAGAAACGACATCAGAAGAGCGCCAGACGACATTCAACGACATGATGAAAGTTGCGCTTGAGACAGCGATTCAATTATAA
- a CDS encoding sensor histidine kinase, whose product MKSIRTRLIRLVVLAILIPTALATSISYLYVRHQNIEQAERSSLNVLTRGNTQVTHYIEDIRRLSTSLYANRSLMNIMRVGADQELDESDGVVSRAMLGLFLSRQDIEQLHFVILNGYSEYSVYNMKTTSRGTFDWMQETDYFRLMKQKSGWLIDEAHTIEPYNVHTMILDEKQVVSFRYRIDRVETDEPLGFLSVDIPVRVFEQQLKLFENDPEESLWLMTEQRVLAQTGAEMELPVDQFTGQSGSLRVGKSFIVYSKTMTNGVPLTLVKRIPYASVIQGANETALILVLIGLVSLFVMIIAASLVAMQITKPIKQLTANVWRVEQGDLSAPFVATTNDEIGLLNRQFQRMIQRIDRLIKREYRLALENRTNELRALQSQLNPHFLFNALQSIGTTTLQGDRKIAYRSITGLSQMMRYSMNNEQTIVTLKQEVDHLQAYIRLQQQRFPERFRYIVDVPWHLNDIEVPKMILQPFAENYFKHGFQQQLAATENYLAYKVRTDGGRLIIQIENSGAILETGRLEEIDRKMRMHRSPEDLETSGIGLHNIYERLLIFYGEEANMTLSSSSVEGGFKIVIRIPYEKGDLA is encoded by the coding sequence ATGAAAAGTATCCGGACGCGTTTGATTCGTCTCGTCGTCCTGGCGATCTTGATTCCGACAGCCCTCGCGACATCGATTTCCTATTTGTATGTGCGGCACCAAAACATTGAACAGGCAGAACGTTCTAGCCTGAACGTGTTGACACGGGGAAATACACAGGTGACCCATTACATAGAGGATATCCGCCGTCTATCGACGAGTCTGTATGCGAATCGTTCGTTAATGAACATTATGCGCGTCGGAGCAGATCAGGAACTAGACGAATCCGATGGAGTCGTTTCGCGGGCGATGTTAGGTCTGTTTTTATCACGTCAGGATATTGAACAGTTACATTTCGTCATCTTAAATGGTTATTCGGAGTATTCGGTCTACAATATGAAAACAACGAGTCGGGGAACGTTTGATTGGATGCAAGAGACGGATTATTTTCGATTGATGAAACAAAAAAGTGGCTGGTTGATTGACGAGGCACACACCATTGAACCATATAATGTGCACACGATGATTCTCGATGAGAAACAAGTCGTTAGTTTTCGTTATCGCATCGATCGTGTCGAGACAGATGAGCCGCTCGGTTTTCTCTCGGTGGATATACCGGTCCGTGTGTTTGAACAACAGTTGAAACTGTTTGAGAATGATCCAGAAGAATCGTTGTGGTTGATGACAGAACAGCGCGTCTTAGCACAAACCGGGGCAGAGATGGAACTACCCGTAGATCAATTTACTGGGCAGAGTGGGAGTTTACGTGTCGGAAAATCGTTCATCGTCTACTCGAAGACGATGACAAACGGTGTTCCGCTAACACTAGTCAAACGAATTCCGTATGCATCAGTCATCCAAGGGGCGAACGAAACGGCATTGATTCTTGTTTTAATTGGTCTCGTCTCACTCTTCGTCATGATCATTGCAGCAAGTCTCGTTGCTATGCAGATTACGAAACCAATCAAACAGTTGACGGCAAACGTCTGGCGAGTCGAACAAGGGGACTTATCCGCGCCATTCGTCGCGACGACGAATGACGAGATTGGATTACTCAATCGCCAGTTCCAACGCATGATTCAACGCATCGATCGTTTAATTAAACGGGAGTATCGACTGGCACTCGAGAATCGGACGAATGAGCTGAGGGCATTACAATCCCAACTCAATCCGCATTTCTTATTCAACGCCCTGCAATCAATCGGAACGACGACGTTACAGGGGGACCGGAAGATCGCGTACCGCTCGATCACCGGATTATCGCAAATGATGCGTTACTCGATGAATAATGAGCAGACGATCGTGACGTTAAAACAAGAAGTTGATCATCTTCAGGCGTATATTCGTTTGCAACAGCAACGTTTTCCAGAACGGTTTCGTTACATCGTTGACGTCCCGTGGCATCTCAATGACATTGAAGTGCCGAAGATGATCTTGCAACCATTCGCTGAAAATTACTTTAAACACGGCTTCCAACAACAATTAGCAGCGACAGAAAACTACCTTGCCTACAAAGTACGGACGGATGGTGGACGTCTCATCATTCAAATCGAGAATAGTGGTGCCATCCTTGAAACGGGACGACTTGAAGAAATCGATCGGAAAATGCGCATGCATCGTAGTCCGGAAGATCTCGAGACGAGCGGGATCGGTCTCCATAATATCTACGAACGTCTCTTGATTTTTTACGGGGAGGAAGCAAATATGACGCTCTCTTCTTCATCTGTAGAGGGCGGATTCAAAATCGTGATTCGGATTCCATATGAGAAGGGGGACTTGGCATGA
- a CDS encoding ABC transporter substrate-binding protein translates to MRKRRWAALPVVTTAMVVALAACGGGTLNSDDSKDSGSKDGKTLNVFQFKAEIAKDMEKMAKAYEKETGTKVVVQTVGGGSDYGAALKSQFASGNEPDVFNNGGFTEAKTWQDKLEDLSDEKWVSDLTDLSKEPMTIDGKLYGMPMNLEGYGFIYNKDIFKKAGITELPKTLTELTEASKKLKADGVTPFSIGYGEWWILGNHLLNIPVAQQDDPDQFIADLNSGKGKFEDNKQFKDFMNLFDLTIEYGNKNPLTTDYNTQVSQFAEGKTAMLQQGNWAQQLITDVNPDINMGFIPMPINDDKEKMDRLPVGVPNNWVVNKNSKNKAEAKKFLEWMAMSDTGKDYMVNKFKFIPAFKSIEAKDLGPLADDIQAYSKDGKTISWNWFKYPDGAVNEFGAIMQAYVGKQKTADEMLQDFTKTWDKMKK, encoded by the coding sequence ATGCGTAAAAGAAGATGGGCAGCATTACCTGTCGTCACGACGGCGATGGTCGTCGCTTTGGCAGCATGTGGTGGCGGTACATTGAATAGCGATGACTCGAAAGATAGTGGTTCAAAAGACGGTAAGACGCTCAACGTATTCCAATTCAAGGCTGAAATCGCAAAAGACATGGAAAAGATGGCAAAAGCATATGAGAAGGAAACAGGTACAAAGGTCGTCGTGCAAACTGTTGGTGGTGGATCGGACTATGGTGCGGCTCTGAAATCACAATTCGCTTCAGGCAATGAACCGGATGTTTTCAACAACGGTGGATTCACAGAAGCGAAAACATGGCAGGATAAACTAGAAGACCTATCGGATGAAAAATGGGTCAGTGATTTGACGGACCTCTCGAAAGAGCCGATGACGATTGATGGCAAGTTATACGGAATGCCGATGAACCTTGAAGGATATGGCTTTATTTATAATAAGGATATCTTCAAAAAAGCTGGCATTACGGAACTTCCAAAAACGTTAACAGAATTGACGGAAGCTTCAAAGAAGCTGAAAGCAGACGGAGTAACACCGTTCTCGATCGGATACGGGGAGTGGTGGATTCTCGGAAATCACCTTTTGAACATTCCTGTCGCTCAGCAGGATGATCCAGATCAGTTCATCGCGGACTTGAATTCAGGAAAAGGAAAGTTCGAAGATAACAAACAGTTTAAGGATTTCATGAACCTGTTTGATTTGACGATTGAGTATGGAAATAAAAATCCGTTAACGACGGATTACAACACACAAGTCTCTCAGTTTGCTGAAGGTAAGACAGCGATGCTTCAACAAGGAAACTGGGCGCAACAATTGATCACGGATGTAAATCCAGATATCAACATGGGCTTCATCCCAATGCCGATCAATGATGATAAAGAAAAAATGGATCGTCTCCCTGTCGGTGTTCCAAACAACTGGGTCGTCAACAAGAACTCGAAGAATAAAGCAGAAGCGAAAAAATTCCTCGAATGGATGGCGATGTCTGATACAGGAAAAGACTATATGGTCAATAAATTCAAGTTCATCCCTGCTTTCAAATCAATCGAAGCAAAGGATTTAGGACCACTTGCAGATGATATTCAAGCGTACTCAAAAGACGGAAAAACAATCTCATGGAACTGGTTCAAGTATCCGGACGGAGCAGTAAACGAGTTCGGCGCCATCATGCAGGCATACGTCGGTAAGCAAAAAACGGCTGACGAGATGCTGCAAGATTTCACGAAGACATGGGATAAAATGAAGAAATAA
- the tagD gene encoding glycerol-3-phosphate cytidylyltransferase — translation MKKVITYGTFDLLHWGHINILKRAKEMGDYLIVAISTDEFNRLKHKQSYHNFENRKMILEAIRYVDEVIPENSWDQKVEDVKKHDVDLFVMGDDWKGEFDFLKEHCEVVYLSRTEGISTSQIKTELASK, via the coding sequence ATGAAGAAGGTAATTACGTACGGAACATTTGATTTATTGCATTGGGGTCATATCAATATCTTAAAACGCGCAAAAGAGATGGGCGACTATCTCATCGTCGCGATTTCAACAGACGAATTCAATCGTTTGAAACATAAACAGTCTTACCATAACTTCGAAAATCGGAAGATGATTTTAGAAGCTATCCGTTATGTCGATGAAGTCATTCCAGAGAACAGCTGGGATCAAAAAGTAGAAGATGTGAAGAAGCATGACGTCGACCTCTTCGTTATGGGTGACGATTGGAAAGGCGAGTTCGACTTCTTGAAAGAGCATTGCGAAGTTGTTTATCTTAGCCGGACTGAGGGTATCTCTACAAGTCAGATTAAAACGGAATTAGCTTCGAAGTGA
- a CDS encoding CDP-glycerol glycerophosphotransferase family protein, protein MKDQVKQWIKRTGFIEYGLRTVMKVFTWLPQKRKRVLFESFLGKQYSDSPRAIYELMRSMHPECELIFSKQRGVTFPPDVKTVDRLTFRWIYLLATSRVWVSNSRLPGWLIKPKKTYYLQTWHGTPLKKLALDMDDVQMANTTTERYKQGFKQEAAKWSSLVSPNAYSSSIFRQAFAFEGEMLEIGYPRNDIFYQEARHAKIKETVYRHYEINPSKKVLLYAPTWRDNAFEGQGRYSFELPFSLEEFEKRFGDEYVLLVRMHYLVGSRLDVTAYPSVRNTSDYPDIAELYMASDALITDYSSVMFDFAHLSRPILFYTYDLEHYRDQLRGFYFDFEQEAPGPLLSTETALFAELDQLDDWHTRYASAFRAFQETYCQWDDGQASERAMKTIIMRIYG, encoded by the coding sequence TTGAAAGATCAAGTAAAACAGTGGATTAAACGAACAGGTTTCATTGAATATGGTCTACGGACCGTCATGAAAGTTTTTACGTGGTTGCCACAAAAACGCAAACGAGTCCTTTTCGAGAGTTTTCTCGGAAAACAATATAGCGACAGTCCGCGAGCGATCTACGAATTGATGCGCTCGATGCATCCAGAATGTGAGTTGATTTTTAGTAAGCAACGAGGCGTTACGTTTCCACCAGACGTCAAGACGGTAGATCGGTTGACATTCCGTTGGATTTATTTGCTTGCGACGTCACGAGTCTGGGTATCGAATAGTCGATTACCAGGTTGGTTGATCAAACCGAAAAAAACGTATTATTTACAAACATGGCACGGCACACCGCTTAAAAAACTTGCGCTTGATATGGATGATGTCCAAATGGCGAATACGACGACAGAACGATATAAGCAAGGATTCAAGCAAGAAGCGGCAAAGTGGTCTAGCTTAGTTTCGCCTAATGCGTACTCTAGTTCAATCTTTCGACAGGCATTTGCATTCGAAGGTGAGATGCTAGAAATTGGATATCCTCGAAATGATATATTTTATCAAGAGGCACGGCATGCTAAAATCAAAGAAACGGTTTATCGCCACTATGAGATTAATCCTTCGAAAAAAGTCTTGTTGTATGCACCCACTTGGCGAGATAATGCGTTCGAAGGTCAAGGAAGATATTCATTTGAGCTGCCCTTTTCGTTAGAGGAATTTGAAAAGCGATTTGGGGATGAATATGTCCTGCTTGTCCGAATGCATTATTTAGTCGGAAGTCGTCTCGATGTCACTGCTTATCCATCCGTTCGAAATACATCGGACTACCCGGATATCGCAGAGTTGTATATGGCGTCAGACGCTTTGATCACGGATTATTCTTCTGTCATGTTTGACTTTGCGCACTTATCGCGTCCGATTTTATTCTATACGTATGATTTAGAACATTATCGTGATCAGTTGCGCGGATTTTACTTCGATTTTGAACAGGAGGCACCGGGACCATTACTATCGACGGAGACAGCACTATTTGCAGAACTCGATCAGTTGGATGATTGGCACACACGTTATGCGTCAGCATTCCGAGCGTTCCAAGAGACGTATTGTCAATGGGATGATGGGCAGGCTTCAGAACGGGCGATGAAGACGATTATAATGAGAATTTACGGATAA